In one window of Nakamurella sp. PAMC28650 DNA:
- a CDS encoding SDR family oxidoreductase: MPTLAVTGSTGKVGGMVAARIATAGRRQRLIVRDASRAPDLPGDVAVADYLDRRAGTAALRGIRTLFMVSAAEKPDRVQDHLTFIDAAREAGVEQLVYLSFFGAAPDATFTLGRDHWATEEHLRASGIDHVILRDNLYLDFLPGLVGDDGAIRGPAGAGKVAAVAQCDVAEVAANVLLDPEPHLGKTYSLTGPEDVSLARVAEIITSRRGRQVRYVDETLDEAYASREVYGAPAWQVEAWVSTYTAIAAGEMAGAGGDVQSLTGHRATSLEDLLVGPPSGEFSVDRRD, translated from the coding sequence ATGCCAACCCTCGCCGTGACGGGCTCGACCGGCAAGGTCGGCGGGATGGTCGCTGCGCGGATCGCCACGGCCGGCCGCCGACAGCGACTGATCGTCCGGGATGCCTCACGGGCCCCGGACCTCCCGGGCGACGTGGCGGTCGCCGACTACCTGGATCGCCGGGCGGGTACGGCCGCACTTCGGGGCATCCGGACGCTGTTCATGGTGTCGGCCGCGGAGAAACCGGACCGCGTGCAGGACCATCTGACGTTCATCGACGCAGCCAGGGAGGCCGGGGTCGAGCAGTTGGTCTACCTGTCCTTTTTCGGCGCCGCGCCGGACGCCACCTTCACCCTCGGCCGCGACCACTGGGCCACCGAGGAACACCTCCGCGCCAGCGGGATCGATCACGTCATCCTCCGGGACAACCTCTACCTCGACTTCCTCCCCGGGCTGGTCGGTGACGACGGGGCGATCCGCGGTCCGGCCGGCGCCGGAAAGGTGGCGGCCGTCGCCCAGTGCGATGTCGCCGAGGTGGCGGCGAACGTCCTGCTCGACCCGGAGCCGCACCTGGGAAAGACGTATTCATTGACCGGCCCGGAGGACGTCTCGCTGGCCCGGGTCGCCGAGATCATCACCAGCCGTCGGGGACGGCAGGTCCGGTACGTCGACGAGACGCTGGACGAGGCCTACGCCTCGCGGGAGGTGTACGGCGCGCCGGCCTGGCAGGTCGAGGCCTGGGTCAGCACCTACACGGCGATCGCGGCGGGCGAGATGGCCGGGGCCGGCGGGGATGTCCAGTCCCTGACCGGTCACCGGGCGACCAGCCTGGAGGATCTGCTGGTCGGTCCGCCGAGCGGGGAATTCTCCGTTGATCGCCGCGACTAG
- the thrS gene encoding threonine--tRNA ligase, with amino-acid sequence MSVVAHPPAAARVRVPAGTTASQAIGEAGLPRNGADAVVVVRDDTGQLRDLAWSPPQDTEVEAVAANTEDGRSVIRHSAAHVLAQAVQQQFPDAKLGIGPPIRDGFYYDFSVEKPFTPEDLTALEKRMKQIVKAGQRFSRRVYPSVEQARVELADEPFKLELVDLKSDHSVDTTEIMELGTGELTAYDNLHAHTGDRIWGDLCRGPHLPTTKGIPAFKLTKSSAAYWRGDQKNAGMQRIYGTAWEDQEALDAYLLAQAEAERRDHRKLGNELDLFSFPEQLGSGLAVFHPRGGIIRNEMEQYSRLRHIQAGYEFVNTPHITKGQLYETSGHLDWYREGMFPAMHLDAELNDDGTVRKPGQDYYLKPMNCPMHNLIFDARGRSYRELPLRLFEFGTVYRNEPSGVIHGLTRARGFTQDDAHIYCTRDQMRDELASLLTFVLDLLKDYGLDDFYLELSTRNPEKSIGDDETWDVATSTLAEVAIASGLELVPDPEGAAFYGPKISVQARDAIGRTWQMSTIQLDFMLPERFELEYSAADGTRQRPVMIHRALFGSIERFFAVLTEHYAGAFPAWLSPVQVVGIPVAEAFGDHLEKVAAVARARGLRFQVDHSDDRMQKKIRNHTTGKVPFMLLAGANDVENEAVSFRFRDGSQINGVPVQEAVGAIDRWITGRNNLSPSAENFAVGVTVKTVEV; translated from the coding sequence GTGTCCGTCGTCGCTCATCCCCCCGCTGCTGCGCGCGTGAGGGTTCCGGCGGGCACGACCGCCTCCCAGGCGATCGGGGAGGCCGGGCTTCCCCGCAACGGGGCAGACGCCGTCGTCGTGGTCCGCGATGACACGGGCCAGCTGCGAGACCTTGCCTGGTCGCCGCCCCAGGACACCGAGGTCGAGGCGGTCGCGGCCAACACCGAGGACGGCAGGTCGGTCATCCGTCACTCGGCCGCCCACGTCCTGGCGCAGGCCGTCCAGCAGCAGTTCCCGGACGCCAAGCTCGGGATCGGCCCGCCGATCCGGGACGGCTTCTACTACGACTTCAGCGTCGAGAAGCCCTTCACTCCAGAAGATCTGACTGCTCTGGAAAAGCGGATGAAGCAGATCGTCAAGGCCGGCCAGCGGTTCTCGCGTCGTGTCTATCCTTCGGTCGAGCAGGCGCGGGTCGAGCTGGCGGACGAGCCGTTCAAGCTCGAACTCGTCGACCTCAAATCCGACCACAGCGTCGACACCACCGAGATCATGGAGCTCGGAACCGGTGAGCTGACCGCCTACGACAACCTGCACGCGCACACGGGCGATCGGATCTGGGGCGACCTGTGCCGCGGACCGCACCTGCCGACCACCAAGGGAATTCCGGCGTTCAAGCTGACCAAGTCCTCTGCCGCCTACTGGCGGGGCGATCAGAAGAACGCCGGCATGCAGCGCATCTACGGCACCGCGTGGGAGGACCAGGAGGCGTTGGATGCCTACCTCCTCGCCCAGGCCGAGGCCGAACGCCGGGATCACCGCAAGCTCGGCAACGAGTTGGATCTGTTCAGCTTCCCCGAGCAGCTGGGTTCGGGGTTGGCGGTATTCCACCCGCGGGGCGGCATCATCCGGAACGAGATGGAGCAGTACTCGCGTCTGCGTCACATCCAGGCCGGCTACGAGTTCGTGAACACCCCGCACATCACCAAGGGCCAGCTGTACGAGACCTCCGGGCACCTCGACTGGTACCGCGAGGGCATGTTCCCGGCGATGCACCTGGACGCGGAGCTCAACGACGACGGAACCGTTCGCAAGCCGGGTCAGGACTACTACCTGAAGCCGATGAACTGCCCGATGCACAACCTGATCTTCGACGCTCGCGGGCGTTCGTACCGGGAACTCCCCTTGCGGCTCTTCGAGTTCGGCACCGTCTATCGCAACGAGCCGTCCGGTGTCATCCACGGCCTGACCAGGGCACGCGGCTTCACCCAGGACGACGCCCACATCTACTGCACCCGCGACCAGATGCGTGACGAGCTGGCGAGCCTGCTCACCTTCGTCCTCGATCTGCTCAAGGACTACGGCCTGGACGATTTCTACCTCGAGCTGTCCACCCGGAACCCGGAGAAGTCGATCGGGGACGACGAGACCTGGGACGTCGCCACCAGCACCCTGGCCGAGGTGGCCATCGCCTCCGGTCTCGAACTCGTCCCGGATCCCGAGGGCGCGGCGTTCTACGGACCGAAGATCTCGGTGCAGGCGAGGGACGCGATCGGCCGGACCTGGCAGATGTCGACCATCCAACTCGATTTCATGCTGCCGGAACGGTTCGAGCTCGAATACTCGGCGGCCGATGGCACCCGCCAGCGGCCGGTGATGATCCACCGGGCCCTGTTCGGGTCGATCGAACGGTTCTTCGCCGTGCTCACCGAGCACTACGCCGGTGCCTTCCCGGCCTGGCTCTCGCCCGTGCAGGTCGTCGGCATCCCGGTGGCCGAAGCCTTCGGCGACCATCTGGAGAAGGTCGCGGCGGTGGCGAGAGCTCGCGGCCTCAGGTTCCAGGTCGACCATTCCGACGACCGGATGCAGAAGAAGATCCGCAATCACACCACCGGCAAGGTGCCGTTCATGCTGCTGGCCGGCGCGAACGACGTCGAGAACGAGGCCGTGTCGTTCCGGTTCCGCGACGGGTCGCAGATCAACGGGGTCCCCGTCCAGGAGGCGGTCGGCGCCATCGACCGCTGGATCACCGGGCGGAACAACCTCTCACCTTCGGCGGAGAACTTCGCCGTTGGAGTCACGGTCAAGACAGTCGAGGTGTGA
- a CDS encoding HIT domain-containing protein: MPDGVELVRQDGIGIPDRWARLWTPHRMAYVTAEDRGSPDGAVDCPFDRIPTLEDAAGLVVARGATVYAVLNLFPYNPGHLMVVPYRHVADYTELDPAEMGELGEFTSHAMTVLRRVSAPHGFNIGINAGESAGAGIAAHLHQHVVPRWGGDANFMPVIGATKVLPQLLGETRALIAAAW; this comes from the coding sequence CTGCCGGATGGCGTCGAACTGGTGCGGCAGGACGGAATCGGCATCCCTGACCGCTGGGCCAGGCTCTGGACGCCACACCGGATGGCGTATGTCACAGCGGAGGACCGGGGGAGCCCCGACGGTGCCGTTGACTGCCCGTTCGACCGCATCCCGACCCTGGAGGACGCCGCCGGGCTGGTCGTCGCGCGGGGTGCCACGGTCTACGCGGTGCTCAATCTGTTCCCGTACAACCCAGGCCATCTCATGGTGGTGCCCTACCGGCACGTCGCCGACTACACCGAACTCGACCCGGCCGAGATGGGTGAGTTGGGCGAGTTCACCAGCCATGCGATGACGGTGCTGCGCAGGGTGTCCGCTCCGCACGGATTCAACATCGGGATCAACGCGGGGGAGTCGGCCGGTGCCGGCATTGCCGCCCACCTCCATCAGCACGTGGTGCCCCGGTGGGGCGGCGACGCCAACTTCATGCCGGTCATCGGCGCGACGAAGGTCCTGCCGCAGCTTCTGGGCGAGACCAGGGCGCTGATCGCCGCCGCCTGGTGA
- the pgsA gene encoding phosphatidylinositol phosphate synthase, with protein sequence MLNSIARGSVSKVTDPVGRTLLRWGLSPDLVTVIGTVGAVAASISLFGTGHLFWGTMAVTAFVFFDLFDGAMARARGFGTDFGLVLDASCDRIADGALFGALTYYSFVLKHDPWLGAACLIILVAGQVISYVKARADSVDLRIGGALAERAERNVLGLVGAGLAGLGLKIALPICLWLLAAACLVTVVQRLVQVRNAAKAKGQFGPTQPSGTPGHGPATGRQR encoded by the coding sequence ATGCTCAACTCGATTGCGCGCGGCTCGGTATCCAAGGTCACCGATCCGGTGGGACGGACGCTGCTGCGCTGGGGTCTGAGCCCTGACCTGGTCACCGTCATCGGCACGGTCGGTGCAGTGGCCGCCTCGATCTCGCTGTTCGGTACCGGGCACCTCTTCTGGGGCACGATGGCCGTCACCGCGTTCGTGTTCTTCGATCTCTTCGACGGCGCGATGGCCAGGGCCCGCGGATTCGGCACCGACTTCGGCCTCGTCCTGGATGCCTCCTGCGATCGAATCGCCGACGGCGCGCTCTTCGGCGCGCTGACGTACTACAGCTTCGTGCTCAAGCACGACCCGTGGCTGGGTGCGGCCTGTCTGATCATCCTGGTGGCCGGTCAGGTGATCTCCTACGTCAAGGCGCGCGCCGACTCGGTCGATCTCCGGATCGGCGGCGCGTTGGCCGAACGCGCCGAACGCAACGTGCTCGGGCTGGTCGGAGCCGGGCTGGCCGGTCTGGGACTCAAGATCGCTCTTCCCATCTGCCTGTGGCTGCTCGCCGCGGCCTGTCTGGTGACCGTGGTGCAACGCCTCGTCCAGGTCCGCAACGCCGCCAAGGCCAAGGGGCAGTTCGGCCCGACCCAGCCGTCCGGCACTCCCGGGCACGGTCCGGCCACCGGCCGGCAGCGGTGA
- a CDS encoding phosphatidylinositol mannoside acyltransferase has product MSPAVDELIALGYSAAWSAARTVPGRPAYRIARSAADLAMSRQGPSVVQYARNLRRVLGERATPSTLHDTTAAGLRSYARYWLETFRLPSMDREEVLARAMSDTDGMEHIADAVAAGRGVVLALPHSGNWDVAGLMLAHQYGSLTSVAERLEPESLYRRFVQFRESLGMEILPLTGGATSTSSILKERLRAGGIVCLLGDRDLTASGVPVEFFGEQTRMPAGPAMLAALTGADLCVAHLGFTQQGHEYGWKTHVSPPVELPGTRLAERVRVGTQRVANLFQSTISERPQDWHMLQPLWLADLRAGHEALGEPADTGGRRTRSGP; this is encoded by the coding sequence GTGAGCCCCGCTGTCGACGAACTGATCGCCCTTGGTTACAGCGCCGCGTGGTCGGCGGCGCGCACCGTGCCCGGCCGACCGGCGTACCGCATCGCCAGATCCGCCGCCGATCTGGCCATGTCCCGGCAGGGGCCGTCGGTCGTGCAGTACGCCCGGAACCTGCGCAGGGTGCTGGGGGAGCGGGCCACCCCGTCCACGCTGCACGACACCACCGCCGCCGGCCTGAGGTCGTATGCGCGGTACTGGCTCGAGACCTTCCGCCTCCCCTCGATGGATCGCGAAGAGGTGTTGGCCAGGGCGATGTCGGACACCGACGGCATGGAACACATCGCGGACGCGGTCGCCGCGGGCCGGGGAGTCGTTCTGGCCCTGCCGCATTCGGGCAACTGGGATGTCGCAGGGCTGATGCTGGCCCATCAGTACGGCTCGCTGACCAGCGTGGCCGAGCGACTGGAACCGGAGAGTCTGTACCGCAGATTCGTGCAGTTCCGGGAGTCCCTGGGCATGGAGATCCTCCCGCTGACCGGCGGCGCCACCTCGACATCCTCGATCCTGAAGGAACGACTCAGGGCCGGTGGCATCGTCTGCCTGCTCGGCGACCGCGACCTCACGGCCAGCGGTGTGCCGGTCGAGTTCTTCGGCGAACAGACCCGGATGCCGGCCGGTCCGGCCATGTTGGCCGCGCTGACCGGGGCTGATCTGTGCGTGGCCCATCTCGGCTTCACGCAGCAAGGGCACGAGTACGGATGGAAGACCCACGTCTCGCCGCCGGTGGAACTTCCCGGGACCAGACTGGCGGAGCGGGTGCGGGTCGGTACCCAGCGGGTCGCGAACCTGTTCCAGAGCACCATCTCGGAGCGACCGCAGGACTGGCACATGCTCCAGCCGCTGTGGCTGGCCGATCTCCGGGCCGGTCACGAGGCGCTGGGTGAACCCGCCGACACCGGTGGCCGGCGAACGCGGTCGGGCCCGTGA
- a CDS encoding glycosyltransferase family 4 protein — protein sequence MRVGLVCPYSFDIPGGVQGHVADLAQTLIGLGHDVSVLAPGDDDGDFPDFVVPAGRSVGIPYNGSVARLSFGPVSYSRVRRWMRAGQFDVLHLHEPVAPSLSMLALMVADGPIVATFHTANPRSKMLATFQGLLQPFLEKITGRIAVSDLARQVQVEHLGGDAVVIPNGVDVQLYAAAEPLPGYPRAGGTVGFIGRFEEPRKGMATLLDALRILVVDRPDLQLLVAGSGDEKELMELAGDFAGGIRSLGLISTQDKASLLHSVDLYCAPNTGGESFGMILTEAMSAGCPVIASDLDAFSRVLDGGAAGVLSPVGDPVALAASIAALLDDPARRTALATAARATVAGYDWPVVAARVVQVYETVVAADPRSVVVEAD from the coding sequence ATGAGGGTCGGACTCGTGTGTCCCTACTCGTTCGACATCCCGGGTGGGGTGCAGGGTCACGTCGCGGACCTGGCCCAGACCCTGATCGGGCTCGGACACGACGTGTCGGTGCTGGCCCCGGGCGATGACGACGGCGACTTCCCGGACTTCGTCGTCCCGGCCGGCCGCAGCGTCGGCATCCCGTACAACGGGTCGGTCGCCCGCCTGTCCTTCGGTCCGGTGTCCTACTCGCGGGTGCGACGGTGGATGCGGGCCGGGCAGTTCGACGTGCTGCACCTGCACGAGCCGGTCGCCCCCAGCCTGTCGATGCTGGCCCTGATGGTCGCAGACGGCCCGATCGTGGCGACGTTCCACACGGCGAATCCGCGCTCCAAGATGTTGGCCACCTTCCAGGGCCTCCTCCAGCCCTTCCTGGAGAAGATCACCGGGCGGATCGCCGTCAGCGATCTTGCGCGGCAGGTGCAGGTCGAGCATCTGGGGGGCGACGCCGTCGTCATCCCCAACGGTGTGGACGTGCAGCTGTACGCGGCGGCCGAGCCGCTGCCCGGGTACCCGCGGGCCGGCGGCACGGTCGGGTTCATCGGCCGCTTCGAGGAGCCCCGCAAGGGGATGGCGACCCTGCTGGACGCGCTCCGCATCCTGGTCGTGGATCGGCCCGACCTGCAGTTGCTGGTCGCCGGGAGCGGTGACGAGAAGGAGCTGATGGAGCTGGCCGGCGATTTTGCCGGCGGCATCCGGTCCCTGGGGCTGATCTCGACGCAGGACAAGGCTTCCCTGCTGCACTCCGTCGACCTCTACTGCGCCCCGAACACCGGCGGCGAGAGCTTCGGGATGATCCTCACCGAGGCGATGAGCGCCGGTTGCCCGGTGATCGCCAGTGATCTCGACGCCTTCTCGCGGGTCCTGGACGGCGGTGCGGCCGGAGTGCTGAGCCCGGTCGGGGACCCGGTCGCGCTCGCAGCCTCCATCGCCGCCCTGCTGGACGACCCGGCTCGCCGGACCGCCCTGGCGACCGCCGCGAGGGCGACCGTGGCCGGCTACGACTGGCCCGTGGTGGCGGCCAGGGTGGTCCAGGTCTACGAGACCGTGGTGGCGGCCGACCCGCGGTCGGTCGTCGTCGAAGCGGACTAG
- a CDS encoding NUDIX domain-containing protein, whose translation MSTLVIVIVLVVLLLAALRLWLTASRLDRLHVRTEAAWAALEGALSRRIVATRAAAAAGAFAERDADLLRRLTSAADRAPRRARADAENDLSRALATQPPVIARELAAELLDAGERVALARRFYNDAVRDTRALRAVWFTRLFRLAGRAALPDYFEIADQVPTGPAQRTAARVVLLDESERVLMFSSAEHGRAVWFPTGGGVEAGEDLRTTALRELREETGLVLESADLTGPIWRRSARFVFTGVLYEQTEFYFLASAPPGFQVDVSGFTDVEKDNITGHRWFSEEELRHSSETFYPTELADRMTEGRSVMGRAEAIPAVVEIF comes from the coding sequence GTGAGCACCCTCGTGATCGTCATCGTGCTGGTGGTGTTGTTGCTGGCCGCCCTCCGCCTGTGGCTGACCGCCAGCCGGCTCGATCGCCTGCACGTGCGCACCGAGGCGGCGTGGGCCGCGCTGGAGGGGGCGCTGTCCCGGCGGATCGTCGCTACCAGGGCAGCCGCGGCCGCCGGTGCGTTCGCCGAACGCGATGCCGATCTGCTCCGGCGACTGACCAGCGCCGCCGACCGAGCGCCCCGCCGGGCCCGCGCGGACGCGGAGAACGACCTGTCCAGAGCGTTGGCCACCCAGCCGCCGGTGATAGCGCGCGAGTTGGCCGCCGAACTGCTCGATGCGGGCGAGCGGGTGGCGCTCGCGCGGCGCTTCTACAACGACGCGGTCCGCGACACCAGGGCGTTGCGGGCCGTCTGGTTCACCAGGTTGTTCCGGTTGGCCGGGCGGGCCGCCCTGCCGGACTACTTCGAGATCGCGGACCAGGTGCCGACCGGCCCGGCCCAGCGGACAGCAGCACGGGTGGTGCTGCTGGACGAGTCGGAGCGGGTGCTGATGTTCTCCAGTGCCGAGCACGGCCGGGCCGTCTGGTTCCCGACCGGCGGCGGCGTGGAGGCCGGCGAGGATCTGCGCACCACCGCGCTGCGCGAGTTGCGGGAGGAGACCGGGCTCGTTCTGGAGTCCGCGGATCTGACGGGGCCGATCTGGCGCCGTTCGGCGCGCTTCGTCTTCACCGGCGTGCTGTACGAGCAGACGGAGTTCTATTTCCTTGCGTCCGCCCCGCCCGGATTCCAGGTCGACGTCAGCGGATTCACCGACGTGGAGAAGGACAACATCACCGGTCATCGATGGTTCTCCGAGGAGGAACTGCGGCACTCCTCCGAGACCTTCTATCCGACCGAGCTCGCCGATCGGATGACCGAGGGGCGCAGCGTGATGGGGCGTGCGGAGGCGATCCCGGCCGTGGTGGAAATCTTCTGA
- a CDS encoding DUF3048 domain-containing protein: MIAVKVDNTYFDVPQFGVSDADVVFVEQVEGGLTRIIAVFHSTLPTEVGPVRSVRSTDAQLLPAFGTPGLVFSGGAGGPLADLAKTSIVDTSAMGDAYFRSDAATGTYNLHADLTKIAAEAKGLGPVRSIGFAFVARSAEVDKGRSVSAIHVVMEQGQTDFAYTGGRFVRMRDNAPVSDYQGKLEAADNVVVLDVKDTPDGTVDTNGQPSYLTQTVGSGFMTLFRDGHQVTGRWSRSAADKPFAFVGSDGKPMPFKAGRTWVMLAPQTALLTVG, translated from the coding sequence GTGATCGCCGTCAAGGTCGACAACACCTACTTCGACGTGCCCCAGTTCGGTGTCTCGGACGCCGACGTGGTGTTCGTCGAACAGGTCGAAGGCGGGCTGACCAGGATCATCGCGGTGTTCCACAGCACGCTCCCGACCGAGGTCGGCCCCGTCCGGAGCGTCCGCTCGACCGACGCCCAGCTCCTACCGGCCTTCGGCACACCGGGGCTGGTGTTCTCCGGTGGAGCAGGCGGACCGTTGGCCGACCTCGCCAAGACCTCCATCGTGGACACCTCCGCGATGGGCGACGCCTACTTCCGCTCCGATGCGGCGACCGGCACCTACAACCTGCACGCCGACCTGACGAAGATCGCCGCGGAGGCGAAGGGCCTCGGGCCGGTGCGCTCGATCGGGTTCGCCTTCGTCGCCAGGTCCGCCGAAGTGGACAAGGGCAGATCGGTCTCGGCCATCCACGTGGTGATGGAGCAGGGCCAGACCGACTTCGCCTACACCGGAGGACGTTTCGTGAGAATGCGCGACAACGCACCGGTCTCGGACTACCAGGGCAAGCTGGAGGCCGCCGACAACGTCGTGGTCCTGGACGTCAAGGACACACCCGACGGCACGGTCGACACCAACGGTCAGCCGTCGTACCTCACCCAGACCGTGGGATCAGGATTCATGACGCTGTTCCGCGATGGTCACCAGGTCACCGGACGATGGTCGCGGTCGGCCGCCGACAAGCCGTTCGCGTTCGTCGGCTCGGACGGGAAACCGATGCCGTTCAAAGCGGGCAGGACCTGGGTGATGCTGGCACCGCAGACCGCCCTGCTGACGGTCGGCTGA
- a CDS encoding PLP-dependent aminotransferase family protein, translating to MMQKSTARISAATLARRLGPESPAGTGPAYRQLAHRIRSAVLDGRLAVTSGLPSERDLAVGLRISRTTVAAAYSLLRDEGWLDSRRGSGSRLRLPDSRGASGASGTSGASIGLGPAGLLGYPGSTGDEIDLSVASLPAPAGLIEQLAALAVEDLPAYAAGGGYAPFGLPVLRQAIADHYSAAGLPTKADQILVTSGGQHAFTLALQELSVPGDRVMIECPTYPVALDAIRAARRIPGPVGLPGPGQIGDTTAPWDADLIAATMRQTAPRLAYLIPDFQNPTGALMDEATRRRIVDAARASNTILLVDETFRDVPFPGHPALPPRMGSFDDGQRVLTLGSLSKSVWGGLRIGWVRGAPAVINRLAAARSLADMSGPVLEQLMAAHLLADPVAVLDQQSRRMADGAALLTAELADIRPEWQVSRPQGGAFLWVALPGPFATELARAAHAVGVLITPGPRFGPDGTMESYLRLPFTEPADRLVTGVRRLSAIADRAAATAGRLSDVPGWLT from the coding sequence ATGATGCAAAAGTCCACCGCTCGGATCTCAGCAGCCACCCTGGCCCGCCGGCTCGGCCCGGAATCCCCCGCCGGCACCGGTCCGGCCTATCGGCAGCTGGCCCACCGCATTCGCAGCGCTGTGCTCGACGGGCGGCTGGCCGTCACGTCCGGCCTGCCGAGCGAACGCGATCTGGCCGTCGGCCTGCGGATCTCGCGGACCACCGTCGCTGCGGCCTACAGCCTGCTGCGGGACGAGGGCTGGCTCGACTCGCGCCGGGGTTCCGGCAGCCGCCTGCGGCTGCCGGACTCGCGCGGCGCATCCGGCGCTTCCGGCACTTCGGGTGCATCCATCGGGCTCGGTCCGGCCGGCCTGCTCGGGTATCCGGGATCGACCGGGGACGAGATCGACCTGAGCGTGGCGTCCCTGCCCGCACCGGCCGGGCTGATCGAGCAGCTGGCCGCGCTGGCCGTCGAAGACCTCCCCGCCTATGCGGCCGGCGGCGGATACGCACCGTTCGGGCTACCGGTGTTGCGGCAGGCGATCGCTGACCACTACAGCGCGGCCGGCCTGCCCACCAAGGCAGACCAGATCCTGGTGACGAGCGGCGGACAACACGCCTTCACCCTTGCGCTGCAGGAACTCTCGGTTCCGGGTGATCGGGTGATGATCGAATGCCCGACCTATCCGGTGGCGCTGGACGCGATCAGGGCGGCGCGCCGGATCCCGGGTCCGGTCGGCCTGCCGGGTCCCGGGCAGATCGGGGACACGACCGCGCCGTGGGATGCCGACCTGATCGCCGCGACGATGCGGCAGACCGCACCGCGCCTCGCGTATCTGATCCCGGACTTCCAGAATCCGACGGGCGCACTGATGGACGAGGCCACCCGGCGACGGATCGTCGATGCCGCGCGGGCGAGCAACACCATCCTGCTGGTCGACGAGACGTTCCGCGACGTGCCGTTCCCCGGACACCCGGCGCTGCCACCGCGGATGGGCTCGTTCGACGACGGCCAGCGGGTCCTGACGCTCGGCTCGCTGTCCAAGTCGGTCTGGGGCGGACTCCGGATCGGCTGGGTGCGGGGTGCCCCCGCAGTGATCAACCGGTTGGCTGCGGCACGATCCCTGGCCGACATGTCCGGGCCGGTCCTGGAACAGTTGATGGCCGCCCACCTCCTGGCCGACCCGGTGGCCGTGCTTGATCAGCAGAGCCGGCGGATGGCCGACGGAGCCGCTCTGCTCACCGCCGAGTTGGCCGACATCCGGCCCGAGTGGCAGGTGAGTCGTCCGCAGGGCGGAGCTTTTCTGTGGGTGGCCCTGCCCGGACCGTTCGCCACCGAGCTGGCTCGGGCGGCCCACGCGGTCGGCGTCCTGATCACACCGGGACCGCGGTTCGGACCGGACGGCACCATGGAGTCCTATCTGCGGCTGCCGTTCACCGAACCGGCCGACCGGCTGGTCACAGGCGTCCGCCGACTCTCGGCCATCGCCGATCGGGCCGCGGCGACGGCCGGCCGCCTGTCGGACGTGCCCGGCTGGCTCACCTGA
- a CDS encoding YitT family protein → MSLLTPIPADRRIRRFGQLVVGLLLYGFTMGLMVRAVFGLDPWDVFHQGVTKVLGHWVDISYGTVITVVSVIVLLAWIPLRQRPGVGTILNAAIIGWTTDATLSVVPATGILTVRILMLVIAVLGNAVAGGLYIGAGLGPGPRDGLMTGLVARGVGSVRVVRTGIELTVLLIGAAMGGSIGFATVVYALAIGPLLQVFLPRLSVRSRGADGDREMFGSGAAVAVEGVEGR, encoded by the coding sequence ATGTCGCTCCTGACGCCGATCCCGGCCGATCGGCGAATCCGGCGGTTCGGGCAGCTCGTCGTCGGGCTGCTGCTCTACGGCTTCACCATGGGCCTGATGGTCAGGGCCGTGTTCGGGCTCGACCCCTGGGACGTGTTCCACCAGGGCGTCACCAAGGTCCTCGGGCACTGGGTCGACATCTCCTACGGCACGGTGATCACCGTGGTGTCGGTGATCGTGCTGCTGGCCTGGATCCCGCTGCGTCAGCGACCGGGCGTCGGGACCATCCTGAACGCGGCCATCATCGGATGGACCACGGATGCCACGCTCTCGGTCGTTCCGGCCACCGGGATCCTGACCGTCCGGATCCTCATGCTGGTGATCGCAGTGCTGGGCAACGCCGTGGCCGGCGGCCTCTACATCGGGGCCGGCCTCGGCCCCGGACCGAGGGACGGGCTGATGACGGGCCTGGTCGCCCGCGGGGTCGGTTCCGTCCGGGTGGTCCGCACCGGAATCGAATTGACCGTATTGCTGATCGGCGCGGCGATGGGCGGGAGCATCGGCTTCGCGACCGTCGTCTACGCGCTCGCCATCGGTCCCCTCCTGCAGGTGTTCCTTCCGCGACTGAGCGTGCGATCACGCGGAGCCGACGGCGATCGGGAGATGTTCGGATCCGGCGCGGCCGTTGCGGTCGAAGGCGTCGAGGGCCGATAG